One window from the genome of Rufibacter tibetensis encodes:
- a CDS encoding GNAT family N-acetyltransferase — protein MEFKTITKSFEELSPKELYDLLQLRSAVFVVEQNCVFLDPDGLDDQCNHLLFYSGATLEAYARLLPAGVSYPELSIGRIITSAAVRGTGVGQQLVQKAIDETYRLFGQGPIKIGAQLYAKKFYERFGFVQSSEVYDEDGIDHIKMIKPSEV, from the coding sequence ATGGAGTTTAAAACGATCACTAAATCTTTTGAGGAGCTTTCTCCTAAGGAACTGTATGATTTGCTGCAGTTGCGAAGTGCAGTATTTGTGGTGGAGCAGAACTGTGTTTTTCTAGACCCCGATGGGTTGGATGATCAATGCAACCATCTTCTTTTCTATAGTGGGGCCACCTTAGAAGCCTATGCCCGGCTTCTGCCGGCCGGTGTCTCTTATCCCGAACTCTCTATAGGGAGAATCATCACGAGTGCTGCCGTGCGCGGAACAGGGGTTGGGCAGCAGTTGGTGCAAAAAGCCATTGATGAAACGTACCGGCTCTTCGGGCAAGGGCCAATTAAGATAGGGGCGCAGCTGTACGCTAAAAAGTTCTATGAACGGTTCGGGTTTGTGCAGTCCAGTGAGGTATATGACGAGGACGGTATTGACCACATCAAGATGATCAAGCCTTCTGAGGTGTAA
- a CDS encoding aldehyde dehydrogenase yields MTSPQQLDTFVHQQKAFFNSGQTRSLDFRIQMLRRLQHAIEKEEDAIIAALASDFGKPPFETYATEVAILQSELKFMVRNLHKWVKLRRVKSSFLNFPSTDSIYAEPYGVSLVIGAWNYPFQLTLSPMLGAIAAGCCAILKPSELTPATSQLTARLIQEHFPPEYLTVVQGGPEVSQALLELPFDKIFFTGSVPVGKIVAQAAAKQLIPVTLELGGKSPCLIDETANLTVAAKRIVWGKFLNAGQTCVAPDYLLVHEKVAGPLLKALAQTITDFYGTSPTHSPDFARIINDRHFHRLQGLLDSTHVYSGGETDAAARYIAPTLLSGITWEHPIMQEEIFGPLLPVLTYSSLPEAIAQVNARPKPLALYFFSENSKAKEMVLTQTSSGGMCINDTVSHLTNPYLPFGGIGTSGQGNYHGKASFDAFSHQKSVLMKPALPDLPFKYPPYKEKMNWMKKAFKWL; encoded by the coding sequence ATGACCTCACCACAGCAACTTGATACTTTTGTGCACCAGCAGAAAGCGTTTTTCAATTCGGGGCAAACCAGATCACTGGACTTTAGGATTCAGATGCTGCGCCGTTTGCAGCATGCCATTGAGAAAGAAGAAGACGCCATTATAGCTGCGTTAGCCTCAGATTTCGGGAAACCACCCTTTGAAACCTATGCCACTGAGGTTGCCATTCTGCAGTCTGAACTAAAGTTCATGGTACGCAACCTGCACAAATGGGTGAAATTACGGCGGGTGAAATCCAGCTTCCTGAACTTCCCTTCTACTGATAGCATCTACGCCGAGCCTTACGGCGTTTCTTTGGTGATTGGCGCCTGGAATTACCCGTTTCAACTAACCTTATCACCTATGCTAGGCGCCATTGCCGCAGGGTGCTGCGCCATTCTGAAACCGTCAGAGCTGACCCCGGCCACAAGCCAATTAACCGCCCGCCTTATACAGGAACATTTTCCGCCAGAATACCTGACCGTGGTGCAAGGTGGCCCTGAGGTAAGCCAGGCCCTGCTGGAGTTGCCTTTTGATAAAATCTTTTTCACCGGCAGCGTACCGGTAGGCAAGATAGTAGCCCAGGCTGCCGCCAAACAACTCATTCCCGTCACCCTGGAGTTGGGCGGAAAAAGCCCCTGCCTTATTGATGAAACTGCTAACCTGACGGTGGCGGCCAAACGCATTGTATGGGGGAAGTTCTTGAATGCGGGGCAAACGTGCGTTGCACCAGACTACCTGCTGGTTCATGAAAAGGTAGCCGGACCTTTACTGAAGGCCCTCGCCCAAACCATCACAGACTTCTACGGCACCTCTCCTACCCATAGCCCAGACTTCGCCCGCATCATCAACGACCGTCATTTTCACCGGTTGCAAGGATTGCTGGATAGTACTCATGTGTATTCAGGTGGGGAGACTGATGCGGCGGCCAGGTACATCGCCCCTACGCTGCTTTCTGGCATTACCTGGGAGCACCCCATTATGCAGGAAGAGATCTTCGGGCCACTGTTGCCGGTACTGACCTACTCCTCCCTTCCCGAGGCTATTGCCCAGGTAAATGCCCGTCCTAAACCGCTAGCCCTGTACTTCTTCTCTGAAAACAGCAAGGCCAAAGAAATGGTCTTAACCCAGACTTCTTCCGGCGGCATGTGTATCAATGATACTGTTTCTCATTTGACCAACCCATATTTACCCTTTGGAGGCATAGGCACAAGCGGACAGGGCAATTACCATGGCAAAGCCAGTTTTGATGCTTTCTCACACCAGAAAAGCGTGCTCATGAAACCAGCTCTCCCAGACTTACCCTTCAAATACCCGCCTTACAAGGAAAAGATGAACTGGATGAAAAAAGCTTTCAAATGGCTTTAG
- a CDS encoding AAA family ATPase, with the protein MQTEELSYQEKIREHQLKIKQVFREMGKVVVGQQYMVNRLLIGLFTNGHILLEGVPGLAKTLTINTLAKVLHLNFQRIQFTPDLLPSDLIGTMIYNQSSSAFEVKKGPIFANLILADEVNRSPAKVQSALLEAMQEKQVTIGEKTYRLDLPFLVLATQNPVEQEGTYPLPEAQVDRFMMKVYVDYLSKADELEVMRRMSNLSYSSTVNTILTKQDIFDIRNEINQVQISETLERYIIELVFATRRPADYDLNDFAQYLQFGVSPRASIALNLAAKAVAFFDERDYVLPEDIKEIASDVLSHRVILNYEAEADNVQTKDFVEAILRTVPIS; encoded by the coding sequence ATGCAGACCGAAGAACTCTCATACCAGGAAAAAATACGCGAACACCAGCTGAAGATAAAGCAGGTGTTCAGGGAAATGGGTAAGGTGGTAGTAGGCCAGCAATACATGGTAAACCGCCTTCTGATTGGCCTTTTCACTAACGGCCACATTTTATTGGAAGGGGTGCCGGGCCTCGCCAAAACCTTAACCATTAATACGCTGGCCAAGGTGCTGCACCTAAACTTCCAGCGGATTCAGTTTACCCCAGACTTGCTGCCGTCAGATTTGATCGGCACCATGATCTATAACCAAAGCTCTTCGGCCTTTGAGGTAAAGAAAGGGCCTATTTTCGCCAACCTGATTCTAGCCGATGAAGTAAACCGCTCGCCGGCCAAAGTGCAGTCAGCGTTGTTGGAGGCCATGCAGGAAAAGCAGGTGACCATTGGCGAGAAAACATACCGGCTGGATTTGCCTTTTTTGGTGCTGGCAACCCAAAACCCAGTAGAGCAGGAGGGGACTTATCCCTTACCCGAGGCCCAGGTGGACCGTTTCATGATGAAGGTGTACGTAGACTATCTTTCCAAAGCAGATGAGTTGGAAGTCATGCGCCGTATGTCTAACCTGTCGTACAGCAGCACGGTGAACACCATTTTGACCAAGCAGGACATCTTTGACATCCGGAACGAGATTAACCAGGTGCAGATTTCTGAGACATTGGAGCGCTACATCATTGAACTGGTGTTTGCCACCCGTCGTCCTGCTGATTATGACCTGAACGACTTTGCCCAGTACCTGCAGTTCGGGGTCTCGCCAAGGGCCAGCATTGCCTTGAACTTGGCTGCAAAGGCAGTCGCTTTCTTTGATGAGCGCGACTACGTACTGCCCGAGGATATCAAAGAAATCGCTTCAGATGTACTCAGCCACCGCGTGATCCTGAACTATGAGGCCGAGGCTGATAATGTGCAAACCAAAGACTTTGTAGAAGCCATTCTCAGAACAGTTCCTATCAGCTAA
- a CDS encoding YDG domain-containing protein, with amino-acid sequence MEQTLRSGKSLLLFIFFLLASFYVEAQVTVTPATGGTNISADKAANAQGGGDYTVLSNIIITELNIKDFSVGSYSLILNAPVGWQFKGSGVTASVTGDKNGQNVRIGTISYSNTSTTSSITIPLIVSAENRTDILTISGVQVQARSGSSLPSSGTIYAIFSPNSTPVNGITSASIFGELSQKAGNPSKLVITKQPSQPTYIYGSALGTFEIRTQDQFGTFTTTPVDVIASVPQGAGDLLNKTQTGSNGIATFSSLLPTTIGTKIITFSAPELTPVSSLSFIVSPRDLIVSAFAENKDYDGRDNATVTLSTDKLSVDTLTASYTSATFADKNAGTKTVTVSGITISGTDAANYILKNEDASATTIATINAKSLSIENATATSRDYDGTKVVDIAGTLKDAFSTDDVSLTGKGTLASKNVGSQNVISIGLAGADAGNYTLTPPSNLTATISAKTLTLKDAVVKEREYDGTKEAEITGNLDGIISPDEVMLGKAVLASKNADTHAVTSIGLTGTNAGNYILEIPEGLTGKINPKQLTVSAEGKDKTYDGNTSATVTLTTSKITGDKVEANYTSASFEDKKAGTGKNVKVEGITLVGDDIHNYSVSEALSVPVTTTASINKKELIIEGAKAVTKEYDRNNIAAITGDLAGKVDGDNVTLSTSGTFATINVEAGIMVTSTSIITGADKDNYFLTQPTGLTADITSKELTVNGAIADTKEYDGNTNATINGTLMGVLPEDVVTLKGTGTFATPNVGKDIPITSTSTLTGTSARNYFLKHPTDLFSEITAKKLTIENAGASTREYDGTNVATITGTLNGVVNNENVTLNRTGTFAIKDVGTDIAVTSTSTLGGTAARNYILTQPTGLKASITQRRLTVTDVKAVNKTYDMNAAATFSGSLDRVVDGDVVTWSGSGSFTPSGTGNKFAADEVYRAPDGTVLDKDVIFSTSTLQGKDAGNYFFAPITITRGTAKIEPKVLEPIIGTTITKEYDGTSLITLVAGGLKGVISPDHVSLYINSATTLTVGTHESVTVALSIGSTDKDNYDLQPKTATITITVTKRPLTIAAQGIEKVYDGNTNAEVNMFVKSISDTDKIVTGDDVTIVYNSAKFVDKNVGNRDITVEGITLRGTAANNYSFNQTTSTSAIIKPKGLTISGVSANSKTYDRTTNASVSNTQRPALNGVVDGETVSLNASNATAFFSSKTAGIGKTVTVTGYQLGTEDAAKNYTLAQPTGVTADIFPLTIKGTVKIAEKIYDGNTTAIISDRSLEGVITNDLVSYVGGTATFDNKNVGEGKTVNVSGLDITGADAVNYTVNNTATSTAKINPKELIGSFKADDKYYDGSPNATVTTDSRRVTGMIGDEVVILEGGTATFEDAKPGTDKLVTLTGATISGPNHSNYKLAATPITTTATIEQPLPVTLISFTAKAQKGAVTLDWATATEKDNEYFQVERSQDGKNFSPIGKVKGNGNSNVRIDYSFLDSKLATGTLYYRLKQVDVDGKFEYSKTVAVQNKVVSSSNVSIAAYPNPTSDALNLDLTQTTASDVKIGVYSLDGRLVKTATVTGGKVQKLDLSKMMAGTYLVKMIGEDFETIIRVVKQ; translated from the coding sequence ATGGAACAAACTCTACGCTCCGGGAAGAGCTTATTGCTCTTCATCTTCTTTTTGCTTGCAAGCTTCTATGTTGAAGCTCAAGTAACTGTCACCCCTGCAACAGGTGGAACAAATATTTCTGCAGACAAAGCAGCTAATGCTCAAGGAGGAGGCGATTATACAGTCCTCAGCAACATTATCATCACTGAACTTAATATTAAAGATTTTAGCGTAGGCAGCTACTCCTTAATTTTGAATGCTCCAGTTGGTTGGCAATTCAAAGGTAGTGGAGTCACTGCATCTGTCACTGGTGATAAAAATGGGCAAAATGTTAGAATTGGTACGATTTCATATTCCAACACCTCCACTACCTCTTCCATCACCATACCTTTGATAGTTAGTGCGGAAAATAGAACTGACATCTTAACAATTTCAGGCGTACAAGTTCAAGCAAGATCCGGAAGCAGTTTACCATCAAGTGGTACGATCTACGCCATTTTTTCACCAAATTCCACTCCTGTTAATGGCATTACAAGTGCATCAATCTTTGGCGAGCTATCTCAAAAAGCAGGTAACCCGTCCAAACTAGTCATCACTAAGCAACCTTCACAACCAACATATATTTATGGATCTGCGCTTGGAACGTTTGAAATTAGAACTCAGGATCAATTTGGCACTTTCACAACAACTCCCGTAGACGTTATAGCCTCAGTACCTCAAGGAGCTGGTGATTTATTAAATAAAACTCAAACTGGTAGTAATGGAATAGCTACTTTTTCCAGTTTATTACCTACAACAATAGGTACAAAGATAATTACCTTTAGTGCTCCAGAGCTCACACCTGTTTCAAGTTTATCATTTATAGTTTCACCAAGAGACTTAATTGTTTCTGCTTTTGCAGAAAACAAAGATTATGATGGCAGAGATAATGCAACGGTTACTCTAAGTACTGACAAGTTGAGCGTTGATACTTTAACCGCTTCCTATACTTCTGCAACCTTCGCTGATAAAAACGCAGGCACTAAAACTGTTACAGTAAGTGGAATCACCATCAGCGGCACAGATGCGGCCAATTACATATTAAAAAATGAAGATGCATCAGCAACTACTATCGCCACTATTAATGCCAAATCCCTTTCCATTGAAAATGCTACAGCAACGAGTAGAGATTATGATGGCACCAAAGTGGTTGACATAGCAGGTACTCTAAAAGATGCATTTTCAACCGATGACGTTTCTCTAACAGGCAAAGGCACCTTGGCTTCCAAGAATGTGGGCAGCCAAAATGTTATTTCAATAGGACTAGCTGGAGCAGACGCAGGAAACTACACCTTAACACCTCCTTCTAACCTTACAGCTACTATTTCAGCCAAAACTCTAACCCTAAAGGATGCTGTTGTAAAAGAAAGAGAATATGATGGCACGAAGGAAGCTGAAATAACAGGCAATTTAGATGGTATTATTTCACCTGATGAGGTTATGCTTGGGAAAGCTGTTCTAGCCTCAAAGAACGCGGATACACATGCAGTTACTTCCATAGGACTTACTGGAACAAACGCAGGCAACTACATACTTGAAATACCAGAAGGGCTTACGGGAAAGATCAACCCTAAACAACTTACCGTTTCCGCTGAAGGTAAAGATAAAACCTATGACGGAAACACCTCCGCAACTGTCACCTTAACCACAAGCAAAATAACTGGCGACAAGGTAGAAGCCAACTACACCTCTGCCTCTTTTGAAGATAAAAAAGCAGGCACAGGTAAAAATGTAAAGGTAGAAGGCATTACCCTTGTGGGTGATGACATTCACAACTATTCAGTTTCTGAAGCTCTTAGTGTACCTGTAACTACAACTGCTTCCATAAACAAAAAAGAACTAATCATTGAAGGAGCAAAAGCAGTAACCAAGGAATACGACCGGAATAATATAGCTGCAATCACAGGTGATCTGGCAGGCAAAGTAGATGGAGATAATGTTACCTTATCCACCTCTGGAACCTTTGCCACAATAAATGTAGAAGCAGGCATTATGGTTACCTCCACCAGCATCATCACTGGTGCAGACAAAGACAACTACTTTTTAACCCAACCCACCGGATTAACTGCAGATATCACATCAAAAGAGCTTACTGTAAATGGTGCTATAGCAGATACAAAGGAGTACGATGGCAACACAAATGCCACAATCAATGGAACATTGATGGGTGTTCTACCAGAAGACGTTGTTACTCTAAAAGGAACTGGCACTTTTGCCACTCCAAACGTAGGGAAAGACATCCCAATTACCTCAACTAGCACCCTTACAGGAACCTCTGCTCGCAACTATTTTCTTAAACATCCGACAGATTTATTTTCTGAAATTACAGCCAAAAAGCTAACCATCGAGAACGCAGGAGCTAGCACGAGAGAATATGACGGAACAAATGTAGCCACCATCACCGGTACATTAAACGGGGTGGTCAACAATGAAAATGTCACGCTAAACAGAACGGGTACATTCGCTATAAAAGATGTAGGAACCGACATCGCCGTAACTTCCACTAGCACCTTGGGTGGAACTGCCGCTAGAAATTATATTCTTACCCAACCTACAGGACTCAAAGCTAGCATCACACAAAGAAGACTAACAGTAACTGATGTTAAAGCAGTAAACAAAACATATGACATGAATGCTGCTGCTACTTTCTCAGGCTCATTAGATAGAGTAGTTGATGGGGATGTAGTTACCTGGTCTGGCTCTGGCTCTTTCACGCCTTCAGGAACTGGCAATAAATTTGCCGCCGATGAAGTATACCGAGCTCCAGACGGTACGGTATTGGACAAAGATGTAATCTTCAGTACCAGCACCTTACAAGGAAAAGATGCCGGCAACTACTTTTTCGCTCCAATTACAATAACAAGAGGTACAGCAAAAATTGAACCTAAGGTTTTGGAGCCTATTATTGGAACTACAATTACTAAGGAATATGATGGCACTTCCCTTATAACGCTTGTAGCAGGCGGATTGAAAGGTGTTATTTCCCCAGATCACGTATCACTCTACATTAATTCTGCAACAACTCTTACTGTTGGCACCCATGAAAGCGTAACTGTGGCTTTGTCAATAGGGTCTACTGATAAAGATAACTATGACCTCCAGCCCAAAACAGCAACAATCACAATAACTGTCACTAAGAGGCCTTTAACCATAGCTGCCCAAGGGATTGAAAAGGTATATGACGGCAACACTAATGCTGAAGTAAATATGTTTGTTAAGTCTATATCTGATACCGATAAAATAGTAACGGGAGACGACGTAACTATCGTTTACAACTCCGCCAAGTTCGTCGATAAAAACGTAGGGAACAGAGATATAACAGTGGAGGGAATAACTTTAAGGGGTACTGCCGCTAACAATTATTCCTTCAATCAAACTACTTCTACATCAGCTATCATCAAACCAAAAGGCTTGACAATAAGTGGAGTTAGTGCCAATTCCAAGACTTATGATAGAACAACCAACGCCTCAGTATCAAACACACAACGCCCAGCCTTGAATGGGGTAGTTGATGGAGAAACTGTGTCTTTAAATGCTTCCAATGCAACAGCCTTTTTTTCTTCTAAAACTGCTGGCATTGGCAAAACAGTAACGGTGACAGGATATCAACTTGGAACTGAAGATGCTGCAAAAAACTATACACTTGCCCAACCTACCGGAGTAACAGCAGACATTTTTCCTTTAACAATTAAGGGTACCGTCAAAATTGCAGAAAAAATATACGACGGAAATACCACAGCTATAATCTCTGACCGTAGCTTGGAAGGTGTGATTACTAATGATTTGGTAAGTTACGTGGGAGGTACTGCCACATTTGATAACAAAAATGTAGGAGAAGGAAAGACTGTGAACGTCTCTGGACTGGACATTACTGGAGCAGATGCTGTAAATTACACAGTAAATAATACTGCTACCTCCACTGCTAAGATAAACCCTAAAGAACTCATCGGTTCTTTTAAAGCTGATGATAAGTATTATGATGGCTCCCCAAATGCTACTGTCACTACAGATTCCCGAAGAGTGACAGGCATGATAGGCGACGAGGTTGTCATCTTGGAGGGTGGTACTGCCACATTTGAAGATGCTAAACCAGGAACCGATAAATTAGTTACTTTAACTGGAGCGACTATATCAGGTCCCAACCATAGCAATTACAAATTAGCTGCCACTCCAATTACCACTACTGCAACTATTGAGCAACCACTACCTGTAACCCTAATCAGCTTTACCGCTAAGGCACAAAAAGGTGCAGTTACCTTGGACTGGGCAACCGCTACAGAGAAAGACAATGAGTACTTCCAGGTAGAACGCAGCCAGGACGGCAAAAACTTCAGCCCGATTGGTAAAGTGAAAGGCAACGGCAACAGCAACGTGCGCATTGACTACAGCTTCCTGGACAGCAAATTAGCAACTGGCACTCTTTACTACCGCCTGAAGCAAGTAGACGTTGACGGTAAGTTTGAGTACAGCAAGACAGTGGCAGTGCAGAACAAAGTTGTGTCTTCCTCTAACGTTTCTATAGCGGCGTACCCTAACCCAACCTCTGATGCGCTGAACCTGGACCTGACTCAGACAACAGCCTCTGACGTAAAAATTGGAGTATACAGCTTAGATGGCCGACTAGTGAAAACAGCAACCGTAACCGGCGGTAAGGTGCAGAAACTTGACTTGTCAAAAATGATGGCAGGCACCTACCTGGTGAAGATGATAGGAGAAGATTTTGAAACCATCATCCGTGTGGTAAAACAATAA